The Coffea arabica cultivar ET-39 chromosome 10e, Coffea Arabica ET-39 HiFi, whole genome shotgun sequence region TGGTGAATGATATGCAAGCTATATGGGAGGAAATCAAGCAAAAGTTGGAATCCACCAATGCAAAAATTAAAGCTGCTACAGATAAACATAGTCGAGCTGCAGAATTCAAAGTTGGCAATGAGGTGATGATTTTCCTGCGTAAAGAGTGGTTTCCAGTTTGTCAATATCATAAGTTGCAACCATGCAAATATGGTCTTTACAAGATTTTACAAAGGATTAATCCAAATGTTTATGTTATTGATTTGTTGGAATCATGAGGCATCTCATGTACGTTCAATGTTGCGGATCTTTTCCTTTATCATCCATCTGAGAAACCTCTCTATACAACTCTGCAAAACAACATGAGGGCGAGTTCTTCTATGGTGGAAGAAATTGATTAAGAACATATTTCTGAAGATTTTTTTGACTAATGAAGGGTGGAAGGATGAAAACTATTATAGTAATAATACCACATGAAGATTTGACATCAACTTACCATAATGCCAAGCTATGTTTTCAGACTCGGACCGAGCATCGACTCAGTTGGGCTCAGGgctcaggggtcaatgggttcgaccgaaTTCGATCGGAgttgaaccggatgacgtcataaataaaaattatttaagaattaaaatattgtatgtaaaatacttaaaagcatgttaatattaataaatgtatatttatatatatttgatgtttcaaataaatttaataagaaaatacaaagaaattagattgatcaagtaacaatttatattattaaATGAACATTAATAAGtctagaattaaaattatgcatttgattgaaaaataacaccaaactttaggacaatatttataaaataagaaatatttgagatatattaaACCTAGGAgccaaaacataatattgaaaatgctttgaccttttcaaaaaaaaaaaaagcttgacATCAAACCGGTTCATCCAGTTTGCCGGTCAAACTCGATTTTTGACCGAGTTTTTATACACCCGATTTTTTAGAGTaactcggaccggacacttGGCGAATGTTCTGATGCAATCTCCAAGTATATATAGTAGTATGCTCTTTTATTTGTGATGGTATTTACTGATAAACCCATTTCCCCATCTTATGACTTCATGACTGATTTGGTGATCCACTTCCTCACTTCGTGGGTTCATTGCTCATTTAGTAGTCCACCTCTAAGATAAACTCCTGTCACACTAGCCATCATATCAGTTGAAATACGAGTAGTGGGAATTACCCACTTCCTTACCTTTAGGAATTTATAACTCCCACGTCTTTGACTTTTAGGACCATGATCTAATGCTTGTCttctactccctccgtcccattttgatagtcctgtattcctttttcatctgtcccaaattgtagtccactttccaattgaagaatgtagttgtattttaattttcctaaaatacccttattcaatgcaagtagttgttactataaacctaccccatttaatgagagttgattctttttttaccatcaattcaagttcccataaagttgtaccatatttaatatGACTatatgagggtattttaggaaaatagtaatctaaatttacttttccaacaaagttaactactttttcttaaactttgtgaaaaaagaaacagtactatcaaagtgggacagagGGAGTAATAAATTAGCTAACAACATAATCGGCTTCCTTTCCCCTTTCATATCTACATATATTGGCAGATGTTTGTGCATGCCAACAAATGTGTGGATATAAACCGTCATGTCGATTATTGATTGGCCTTAAATGGATGCTGCCAATAAGTTTTATTTGCCGATTACATTATCAATATCACCGTGTCTAGATATTAATATCACACTAACTCGTCATCAATTTTCAACTAACATACAAATAAATTCTTACTTACCGATGATTGATCAGTCCTTCTAGCCTATAAATTTTTAGCTACCGCTTTATAAGTGATAAATATTGTCCCAACAGAGATAATGTTCTCAtataattaattatacattATGATAACAATTGGAACACAATGTTTTAGAGAAGGAAAAGATTTAACCTTTAAACTTGGGATACTCGAAGTGAAGCCAAGTAATAAGCTTGAATATAGGGGTGTAAGCGAATCTAATCAAACCGAGCACTCTAGGGTtcaaatttatttgattattttgacgAGTTTGAAATTCTGTTCAAATTTAGTTTGATTATTAACAAGTCAAGAGCAAATGAGCTTTTATCGAGTCAAGTTCGAGTACCTTGTACCTTTTGCAAAACTCAGTTTTATTAATCAGATTAAGTTTGAATGGAATTTGGAAGCTTACGGAACATAAAATGTTGTTCAAACATTGATTCGATTAGTTGGAGAATCAAAACTCAAACGTGCTCTTAAGTGAGCTGAACTTGATTTGAAtatcaagtaatttgatttgtttttcaaCCCTAACTAAATCTGCGTGTTTATTGACATGCAAACTCTCTTTCAAATAAGTTCTTTTAGTCAAAAATTcaactttattttctttccaaGCAAAAGCGTGGTTCATAACGATGCGGCAATCCAGGCAAGATGCTAATTGGGTATTTGATTTCCTAGGTGGCCACAAGTTTTCTTAGCCTTTCTTCTTGCTACTGGATTCGTTCTTTTATTCAACAAGGAGCTACAGACGAGAAGAATTGTAAAGGAGAAACAAGGGATTGAAGCAGCCTAAAAGCTTTTTTttcttgtgtgtgtgtgtgtgtgttgggggggggggggggcggaaGCCTAAAAGTAAAATTGGGGCATTGAGAAAATAGAATAAATCAAGAATTTGATCTAACTAGAAAATTAAGCTAAACCTTTAATTTATCCATATCCAGAACCACCTTGTTTTGCCCTTAAGGCTCTCAGAAACCTTGAGTGGAACCAGAAAGTGCTATCAATATCCTGTTGACAATCAATTTAAAGGCTTGAAAAGGGGGGATAGTTGCCCATCAAATGCAGTTTCACCTTGTACGCTTCTCCGTATTTCACAAGTAAATACACCCAGAAGAAGTAGCCCATTCGTTTATCCCCTCACAAGTAATACTAGCCCATTCATCTATCCCATCTAAAGATCTGCAGAAGAATATGTAACATTCCAGTCACTGAGAAACCTAGAACAATGAAACAAGCATTTCATGCTTGGGAGCAAGCTGCAGTTACGTCCAGCAATGTCCATGTCATGACACCTCAAAGATCTTGAAATAAGGGAGAGTCCCCGTTGAGTCAATCACTAACAGAGAAGATACCGGGAAAATCACAACAAATTTTATGCCCATGCAACTCCAGTACCTATATCTTGATCACCTTTTTCCATTGTCTGCCACTGAAAGCCGTCAATAGGCTTGATGCAAGAGTGCTGCGAGCAATGGTCCTAGATTTTCCTGCAGCCCTCTCTCTTCAAAGAATATTTTCAAAGCCAGCTAACAATCATGCCTGTCAAAGTAGTGACAATTAAAAGGTGCAGAGGGAACTCAAAATCCATCTTCAAGTTCATGATCCTGATTGTCAATCAGTCACATCAGCCAGTAACATGAATGTCGACATAAGCTTCCTCTGGTAATCTAAAGCTTAAGCAGTACATAGCctacaaaataaaaagaaaagttgaaatgtGAAGTTTGTGCACACGCATCATGAGAACAAGAGTAATATCCACATTCAAGGACCAATCCCAAGAACCATGTGTACCTTATTTGGAGCAACATCGCGAACCTTGAGAAATATTGGATTCTGTATACTAGCATTCAGTGCAGACTCTGCCTCCTACAGACGATGGAAAAAGCATATCCAATCACATAccaattggccgaatttatgCAACTAGGCACTTCAAGATGAAAATGGTAGGCAAAATTAGATCCACTCAGCTTTGTAATGCTCAAGTTGAGAAATGTTTTCCAGAAAAGAATGCATGCTCCAACAAATTTGCAAGCGTTCCTATGAAATTCTTTTTACGATTTTCCAGATATAAACTCCATCAAGGGAAATGGAATCTCAAACAGAACGTAAGAGGTGTCAAAAACATAAAAGACCATGAAAGCTGTCACTTGTATAAGCTGTCTTCCCCAACAGAAAATAAGCAGCAGAAGAATAGAGGGAGAATGGTAATTGCAAAAATAGACTTACTGAAACAATGTACTCCATTGTCTCACTTGATCGCATGAAGCAATAGCAGTGAATCAAAGGTAAAGATGCCTTCCAATATCTCCTCTGTATAAGCCCTCTAAATGCATCTGAAAATGAAATTACAACATCCAGTGATATCCCATCTCTTTCCTCTCAAGAGTACAACAATagcaaaaggaaaaatcatttgTCCATCAATTTCTGACAAAGTGATGACACATTGTAATCAAGCAGGTAAACATAATTGGCTGTTATTTTAgcaagtagtttagtgaagaaaagaaaaaaccagaATAAAGCCATCTTGCTAATCTGAAGTACTTAAAAGTTGGTTGCTGCAGGTGACAGACACTGCATATACAGCATCTTGCCACAGAAAACTTCTGCATTGATTTTAGTACAGCCAATTTGAATTCTATGGTGCATTTAATTAAAGCAGAGACTCTCTGATTCCACTTAATTAACTTGCCAAAGTTTATAGTTCCAAATATCAACTGTCTCTCTCtgtcctttatttttcttttgagagGTAGGCTATGATGGGGCTGGTGTTCTCATATCTTCTAAATTTCATCATGGAGTAGATTTTATTaccaagaaattggagagcAGAGGCTGGCAAGTTCATGATGACATGATCAACATGCTCCCAGGGCTTGTTTGTAAACGATTCGGAGCTTTTTATGCGTTTATTTGAACCGTGTTTTGTCCTAGCAATTACAGCAACATCAGCGCTATCACCAGTTCCATTATCTGCAAGAGAAAGTGCAAAGCAAAACTTAGGTAAACATTTAAGAAGCATCACAAGCAACAAGATAGCCCTAATGCGTTTAAGCATTTAGTTTGACACTCTTGAAACATTATTGTACAAATGAATTATTCATACAGCACTAAATTGTCTCAAAATATAGCTATTTATCTATTTTCTCAAAAGAGTTCATCTTCATTCAATTGACAAGTATCCTTTGACTGATCCAACCATACCTTCAGAACGCCTTTTTGCTGTAATTACATTAGCATTAGCCTGCGAACACAAGTTCTCAACAGTCTCAAGCTTGTATGAATTATCATCAAATTTGTCTTTCACCTCATCTGCAACAAATTTCATATTAGATCAAATTACCAGGCTTTAACTGAAGGTAAAAAGCAAATCAAACAGAATACCTGTCACATTTCTATCTTCAAGCTTAATTTGCCCTTCTCCGGATGTCATATCTTCGCCAGATGATTCGAATTTATGATTATCAGATTCAAGACTACTCAAAGGCACTGTCATCAGTTGAGCAATAAACTTTCTAGCATCCATGTTGTAGGCATGAACCAAATCATCAACTTTGTTGATTCTTGCATTTATCTTCAGAAATCGTATACTGTCTGGGTTCAAATCATTTGCATATACTAGGCAACCTTTCTGAGCTGCAGGAATAGCAAATGGACCTATACCAGCAAACATATCACAGATAATTTCCCCTGGCTGGAACAGTGAAATCAACCTTAAATGTTCATGTTCTAGTCTTGAGTTCCAATAGACTAAACTATAATCAAGCTTGAAAATTGCTCCATATTGCTTGACTTCAGTTTCCATATCATCTTTGCCAGCAAGTACTTCAAATTTTGGCACACGAAACTCATTGGTGATGGTTCCAACCTTGTTTACAACGGTCTGGATTCTGGGATAATTTttctgaaataaaaaaataattttaagatAAATACACAAAAGTCAGAAAGAAAAGCATGCAGTTTAAAAGGATGATCTTGAACAACgtatatgagttattgcatGAAATCTGTGTCAGATAATATGAGTCGGAATTGGATGCTCATAACATCCGAAAATGAAAGAAACCAACTTAAAAGAGTTAATTGTTGAATCTCCTACAAAAACTTTGCCTTGTATTTCTAACAATCCTGATCATTCCTTTTTCTGAGTGGCAGTTGTAGGAGATGTTTTATTAAAACATCCTTTATTGTAGAGGGCAAAGTGGAAGTTAAGAAAGTGACAATAAGTGACAACTAGAAAACCAGCATGCTCTGACTTTTAGTTGTAAGGTGCTCTGGCTTCATGAAGTAGTAAGACTTTTGGTTAACTTTCACTTTTTCTCCAGGGGATAAAACAGATGTACTTTGTTTACCGCCATTCAGTCACAGCATTGCTTGCAAATGTCTTTCAAATACATGATTGTCCAAGAAACACTATTGATGTTATAAATGAAGAAAGACATACATCATAGATGACTTTTGCAATAACATCCTTGTAAGGAAGAAGCTCATCACTTATATTCAGATGGGCAACATGACCTGCAAGCAGATAAATAATGAATGTCAATCATCAAGACAAGATTGATAATTCCAATAACTTAAGACATCAGAAAAAGTAGGAAATGAAAGAACCGTATATAGGGCATTTTTGTGCCATAcaacaaaagaagagaaaaataatgTAGGATCACCAGGGAGGGAGTTACACCACCAAAAAGATACTTAACTATTGTCTCAAATGATGAGGGTGCTTCCACTCCAGAAGGCAGAATCTGCTTCAGTATATGATCTGAAACAAAATCATTCTGTAAGAAAACGAAaactagcaaaaaaaaaaaaaattaggccaTTCTCCCAAGAAAAAAAGGACTAAGAAAATTAAATGCAACTATAGCACATGTATCGCACTGCAAAATATAAAAAGTGTATCACGGAATATTGCATGTGTCTGCAAAATATAAAAAGTGTATCACAGAATATTGCATGTGTCTAACATCCAAAACTTTGATGAACTCCtcggggaaaaaaaataaaaggaaaatatgGTAACCTGCTGTCCAGTAAGAATATCCGAGTGTAACTGAATATGGAACTACTTCAACTTCGAACAGGGATTTCAATTCAGCAAGTTTTTCATCAGGAATATCAGACAAATCTgttccatttaaaaaaaaaaaaaaaggttagcaCGATTTAACAACATAAGTAGAAAACATGCTTAAAAAAACACACAAGTAACAACAATCTAAAAAAACTAGAAAGCAGGATTGAAGAACATCAACATTTGTAGTAAACCAACATTTtccaaaaacgaaaaaaaaataataatgagcacaacaagaattaaaacataaataaCATATTAAAGTGCTAAAAAATGAATcattaaagcaaaaaaaaattaccaggATTTTGGATATTTTCGGAGAGTATCAAATACCGGGTTTTATCACTGGTTGGATCTTCAGTTATTGGCTTAACCCGGGGCCTATCAAGCATGTatctagaccaaaaaaaaaacccagaaaTTTATTGTCCTTcaatttcttttccaaaaactaaaatgataaaaattgTTCTACCCGTTGAGAACCCGAGTGGCGAGCTTGCAATGCTCCCGAGGAACTCGAATTGCCCACAATTTCAAATGCAAGTCAAATTTACTCTCGTCCAACGCCATTTTCATGCCTAATTTTAACTGCTTTTGATCAAATTACTGAAACAAGAAGGGGAGGAGAAAACAGAAAAGTATCCGATGACTATAAGGAGAAAAATTATTGACGAAAATTTGATTAGCCGGACTGAAAtgggggaaaagaagaagaataccTGAATCCCAAACGCTGTCGTTTTGAGCTCCGAAAAGCTAGGGTTTAACAGGCGTAAAACAAAATTTGATTAACGGGATTGAATTCTGGGGAAAGGAGAAGAATACTTGACTCCGTAACGGTGTCGTTTCCATTGGTTTTAAAAACCAGAAAGTGACTGGATTCTGTTCTTGAGCCCAACGTTGACCTACAAATGAGTTTTCTTCAATTCGGGTGCTGCGGCCCCTAGAAAGTGGGCTGAAGCtttagtccttttttttttaggtggATCCACAGGCCTGTCAAGTTTAAACCTTTGCATTCCAAGTCTTGCTCCGAAAGGGCaactttgtttgttttttttttgggctaatATTTATTGGATTTTTTCGAGGGAAATTCTTAAGTGCCAAATTGAAATTGACACATAAAATCGATACCATattcaaatcaaacattttGAATTCCTTTTATAAGTTATTGCTTAGCTGCCTGATTTGGATGTT contains the following coding sequences:
- the LOC113710846 gene encoding tRNA (guanine(37)-N(1))-methyltransferase 2 isoform X2, which gives rise to MKMALDESKFDLHLKLWAIRVPREHCKLATRVLNGYMLDRPRVKPITEDPTSDKTRYLILSENIQNPDLSDIPDEKLAELKSLFEVEVVPYSVTLGYSYWTADHILKQILPSGVEAPSSFETIGHVAHLNISDELLPYKDVIAKVIYDKNYPRIQTVVNKVGTITNEFRVPKFEVLAGKDDMETEVKQYGAIFKLDYSLVYWNSRLEHEHLRLISLFQPGEIICDMFAGIGPFAIPAAQKGCLVYANDLNPDSIRFLKINARINKVDDLVHAYNMDARKFIAQLMTVPLSSLESDNHKFESSGEDMTSGEGQIKLEDRNVTDEVKDKFDDNSYKLETVENLCSQANANVITAKRRSEDNGTGDSADVAVIARTKHGSNKRIKSSESFTNKPWEHVDHVIMNLPASALQFLDAFRGLIQRRYWKASLPLIHCYCFMRSSETMEYIVSCLVA
- the LOC113710846 gene encoding tRNA (guanine(37)-N(1))-methyltransferase 2 isoform X1; this encodes MKMALDESKFDLHLKLWAIRVPREHCKLATRVLNGYMLDRPRVKPITEDPTSDKTRYLILSENIQNPDLSDIPDEKLAELKSLFEVEVVPYSVTLGYSYWTADHILKQILPSGVEAPSSFETIGHVAHLNISDELLPYKDVIAKVIYDKNYPRIQTVVNKVGTITNEFRVPKFEVLAGKDDMETEVKQYGAIFKLDYSLVYWNSRLEHEHLRLISLFQPGEIICDMFAGIGPFAIPAAQKGCLVYANDLNPDSIRFLKINARINKVDDLVHAYNMDARKFIAQLMTVPLSSLESDNHKFESSGEDMTSGEGQIKLEDRNVTDEVKDKFDDNSYKLETVENLCSQANANVITAKRRSEDNGTGDSADVAVIARTKHGSNKRIKSSESFTNKPWEHVDHVIMNLPASALQFLDAFRGLIQRRYWKASLPLIHCYCFMRSSETMEYIVSEAESALNASIQNPIFLKVRDVAPNKAMYCLSFRLPEEAYVDIHVTG